In Microbacterium esteraromaticum, the following proteins share a genomic window:
- a CDS encoding ArsR/SmtB family transcription factor has product MVVQTELSEAEIDRVFHALAISTRRDILRRTIEREQSVSTLASDYEMSFAAVQKHVAVLEEAGLIVKRAEGRERLVRANPEMIARARALLARYEELWRARIARLDDLLAESASDTSNEGM; this is encoded by the coding sequence ATGGTTGTACAAACAGAACTCAGCGAAGCGGAGATCGATCGTGTGTTCCATGCACTCGCGATCTCGACCCGGCGCGACATCCTGCGCCGGACGATCGAGCGCGAGCAATCCGTCTCCACCCTCGCGAGCGACTACGAGATGTCGTTCGCGGCGGTGCAGAAGCATGTCGCCGTCCTCGAAGAGGCCGGCCTCATCGTCAAGCGCGCCGAGGGACGCGAGCGGCTCGTCCGCGCGAACCCCGAGATGATCGCCCGTGCGCGGGCGCTTCTCGCCCGATACGAAGAGCTCTGGCGAGCACGCATCGCCCGGCTCGACGACCTGCTGGCCGAATCAGCATCCGACACCTCCAACGAAGGAATGTGA
- a CDS encoding DUF1801 domain-containing protein: MSDSSGSGFSARERAAMKARNAELKAEAKRAKTAEKAAAEAADVVAKIETMPDGDREMAERLHALVAEVAPGLSPKLYYGQPGYARGGKVVVFFRSGQQDKLRYSTFGLSPEAALDVSDGLWPTSYALIDPTEAAWTQIEDIVRRAAAD, from the coding sequence ATGTCAGACAGCAGCGGGTCGGGATTCTCGGCACGGGAGCGGGCGGCCATGAAAGCCCGCAACGCCGAGCTCAAGGCAGAGGCGAAGCGGGCGAAGACGGCCGAGAAGGCGGCGGCGGAGGCGGCTGATGTCGTCGCGAAGATCGAGACCATGCCCGACGGCGATCGCGAGATGGCCGAGCGCCTTCACGCGCTGGTCGCCGAGGTCGCTCCCGGTCTGTCGCCCAAGCTGTACTACGGCCAGCCCGGCTACGCCCGCGGCGGCAAGGTCGTCGTCTTCTTCCGCAGCGGGCAGCAGGACAAGCTGCGCTACTCGACGTTCGGGCTCAGCCCCGAGGCGGCGCTCGACGTCTCCGACGGCCTCTGGCCCACCTCGTACGCGCTGATCGACCCGACTGAGGCGGCCTGGACGCAGATCGAGGACATCGTGCGGCGCGCCGCCGCAGACTGA
- a CDS encoding protealysin inhibitor emfourin, with amino-acid sequence MVHEIENPADDAGSGDAQDRIVIAVVRTGGIAGLRRRWRAEPAPDQAPTWLELVERCPWDEQLDPDARGADRFVWSIHVRVRDEQLEQVVPDTRLEGAWRELVDAVREADTGSDAESGA; translated from the coding sequence ATGGTGCACGAGATCGAGAACCCCGCTGACGACGCGGGGTCGGGCGATGCGCAGGATCGCATCGTCATCGCCGTCGTGCGCACCGGCGGCATCGCCGGACTCCGCCGTCGCTGGCGGGCCGAACCGGCCCCGGATCAGGCGCCCACGTGGCTCGAGCTGGTCGAGCGGTGCCCCTGGGACGAGCAGCTCGATCCGGATGCTCGCGGCGCCGACCGCTTCGTGTGGAGCATCCACGTCCGCGTGCGCGATGAGCAGCTGGAGCAGGTCGTTCCCGACACGCGCCTCGAGGGCGCATGGCGGGAGCTCGTCGACGCCGTGCGCGAGGCCGACACCGGATCCGACGCCGAGTCCGGCGCCTGA
- a CDS encoding ribonuclease H family protein, translating into MTITAAADGSALGNPGPNGWAWYIDDDRWAAGGSPHGTNNQGELQAVLELLRATAGVDEKLVIECDSRYVIDSVTKWMPGWKRRGWRKSDGGPVLNRDLLEAIDEAIRGRDVEFSWVKGHAGHPLNEAADERANAAAKAYQQKQEPRRGPGFASAAHAGAALAGAMAVTASAASSAASSGDAPAAAAAGPTSAERQHDAALLWAEPADLLDGLDGSTASTPIELTVSLSAAEHARLRDRADAQGISLEDALRRLI; encoded by the coding sequence ATGACGATCACCGCCGCAGCCGACGGCTCCGCCCTCGGCAATCCGGGTCCGAACGGCTGGGCCTGGTACATCGACGACGACCGCTGGGCCGCCGGCGGCTCACCGCACGGCACGAACAACCAGGGCGAGCTGCAGGCGGTGCTCGAGCTGCTGCGCGCCACAGCGGGGGTCGACGAGAAGCTCGTGATCGAGTGCGACTCGCGGTACGTGATCGACTCCGTGACCAAGTGGATGCCCGGCTGGAAGCGCCGCGGCTGGCGCAAGTCCGACGGCGGCCCGGTACTCAACCGCGACCTGCTCGAGGCCATCGACGAGGCGATCCGCGGGCGCGACGTCGAGTTCTCATGGGTGAAGGGGCATGCAGGGCATCCGCTCAACGAAGCTGCCGACGAGCGGGCGAACGCGGCTGCGAAGGCGTACCAGCAGAAGCAGGAACCGCGTCGCGGGCCCGGCTTCGCCTCGGCGGCGCATGCAGGGGCGGCTCTCGCCGGAGCCATGGCCGTCACGGCGTCCGCGGCGTCCTCGGCGGCGTCGTCCGGGGATGCGCCGGCTGCGGCGGCTGCGGGGCCTACGTCGGCGGAGCGCCAGCACGACGCCGCCCTCCTCTGGGCCGAGCCCGCCGATCTCCTCGACGGACTCGACGGCTCCACGGCATCCACCCCGATCGAGCTCACCGTCTCACTCAGCGCAGCAGAGCATGCACGACTGCGCGACCGCGCCGACGCGCAGGGCATCTCGCTCGAAGACGCGCTGCGCCGTCTGATCTGA
- a CDS encoding DoxX family membrane protein has translation MASTARTLTRIALGGFLAFAGVSHLTVARREFQAQVPDWVPLDPDATVVASGVAEVGLGTALLFAWRQRRLVGVLTALFFIAIFPGNVSQWTHRRDGFGLDTDMKRFARLFFQPVLVLLALWSTRRG, from the coding sequence ATGGCCAGCACCGCTCGCACGCTCACCCGCATCGCCCTCGGCGGCTTCCTCGCCTTCGCGGGAGTCAGCCACCTCACGGTCGCACGCCGTGAGTTCCAGGCACAGGTTCCCGACTGGGTTCCGCTCGACCCTGACGCCACGGTCGTGGCATCCGGGGTGGCCGAGGTCGGCCTCGGCACGGCGCTGCTGTTCGCCTGGCGGCAGCGGCGCCTCGTCGGCGTGCTGACCGCGCTGTTCTTCATCGCGATCTTCCCGGGCAACGTGTCGCAGTGGACACACCGCCGCGACGGGTTCGGGCTCGACACCGACATGAAGCGCTTCGCTCGGCTGTTCTTCCAGCCGGTGCTCGTGCTGCTGGCGCTCTGGAGCACCCGGCGCGGCTGA
- a CDS encoding SGNH/GDSL hydrolase family protein produces the protein MSAISTRNDRALSHATDPALPPARRVLLLLSAMLAAVLLAAGVAAPASAAGNGKGGGGGGKPSASTSYAALGDSYAAGQGAGSYLNTTCYVSSKGYPALIDADRKITLTARPACSGASTSEVIGSQVGQIATTTTRVTLTAGGNDVGFGTVVEDCFVFVSETDCQAAIDAGNALVASGELAPRITATVAAIRARAPQAVVIVTGYPRLFEPSVTRAHAQDVNAGTTALNAAIRAGAVAAGARFVDVETAFAGHSIGSSSPWINDWSWLNVSAGFHPNASGYVAYANQVKLAW, from the coding sequence ATGAGCGCCATCTCCACCCGAAACGACCGCGCGCTGAGCCACGCGACCGACCCCGCCCTCCCACCCGCCCGTCGGGTGCTCCTGCTCCTGTCCGCGATGCTCGCAGCGGTCCTCCTGGCCGCGGGCGTCGCGGCGCCCGCATCCGCCGCCGGAAACGGCAAGGGCGGCGGGGGCGGCGGCAAGCCGAGCGCCTCTACCTCGTATGCCGCACTCGGCGACTCCTACGCCGCGGGGCAGGGTGCCGGCAGCTACCTGAACACCACCTGCTACGTGAGTTCGAAGGGCTATCCCGCGCTCATCGACGCCGATCGCAAGATCACGCTGACCGCCCGGCCGGCATGCTCGGGCGCGTCGACCTCCGAGGTCATCGGGTCGCAGGTCGGGCAGATCGCGACGACCACCACGCGGGTCACCCTGACCGCCGGCGGCAACGACGTCGGCTTCGGCACGGTCGTCGAGGACTGCTTCGTGTTCGTCAGCGAGACCGACTGCCAGGCGGCGATCGATGCCGGCAACGCGCTGGTCGCCAGTGGCGAGCTCGCCCCGCGCATCACGGCGACCGTCGCCGCGATCAGGGCGCGCGCTCCACAGGCGGTCGTCATCGTCACCGGGTATCCGCGGCTGTTCGAACCGAGCGTGACGCGGGCTCATGCGCAGGACGTCAACGCAGGCACGACGGCGCTGAACGCCGCGATCCGCGCCGGGGCGGTAGCGGCAGGAGCGAGGTTCGTCGACGTCGAGACGGCCTTCGCCGGGCACAGCATCGGCAGCTCGAGCCCGTGGATCAACGACTGGAGCTGGCTGAACGTCTCGGCCGGGTTCCACCCGAACGCGAGCGGGTACGTGGCCTACGCGAACCAGGTCAAGCTGGCCTGGTAG
- a CDS encoding VOC family protein: MTQKIVPNLWFARNAGEAGEFYSAALPFTSARVAMRYPDELPDFQKGLEGEPVVVDLDVAGFRITMINSDDTYRPTPAISFMLNFDPLLFDGDAEAARAALDASWSALGDGGEVLMPLGEYPFSPYYGWVQDRYGVSWQLMLTDPAGDPRPFVITQLLFSGDAQDKASEATEFYTSLFDDAAFGTVMRYPEASGTAAASSVMFGEFRVGEQWFTFMDSNVTHEFGFTPGVSLEIRCKGQAEVDHFWDALSAVPEAEQCGWLVDRYGVSWQVVPENMGELLAKPGAYQRMLGMKKLVIADF, encoded by the coding sequence ATGACGCAGAAGATCGTTCCCAACCTCTGGTTCGCCCGCAACGCCGGCGAGGCAGGCGAGTTCTACAGTGCCGCGCTGCCGTTCACGAGCGCGCGCGTGGCCATGAGGTATCCCGACGAGCTGCCCGACTTCCAGAAGGGCCTCGAGGGCGAGCCCGTCGTCGTCGACCTCGATGTCGCCGGCTTCCGCATCACGATGATCAACTCCGATGACACCTATAGACCCACGCCGGCGATCTCGTTCATGCTCAACTTCGATCCGCTGCTGTTCGACGGCGACGCGGAGGCCGCCCGCGCCGCACTCGATGCGAGCTGGTCGGCGCTGGGCGACGGCGGCGAGGTGCTCATGCCGCTCGGCGAGTACCCGTTCAGCCCTTACTACGGGTGGGTGCAGGACAGGTACGGCGTCAGTTGGCAGCTGATGCTCACGGATCCGGCCGGCGACCCGCGTCCGTTCGTGATCACGCAACTGCTCTTCTCGGGCGACGCTCAGGACAAGGCGAGCGAGGCGACCGAGTTCTACACCTCGCTCTTCGACGACGCCGCCTTCGGCACGGTGATGAGGTATCCCGAGGCGTCGGGAACAGCGGCGGCCAGCAGCGTCATGTTCGGCGAGTTCCGGGTGGGCGAGCAGTGGTTCACGTTCATGGACTCGAACGTCACGCATGAGTTCGGCTTCACCCCCGGCGTCTCGCTCGAGATCCGCTGCAAGGGCCAGGCCGAGGTCGATCACTTCTGGGATGCCCTGTCGGCGGTTCCCGAGGCCGAGCAGTGCGGCTGGCTGGTCGACCGCTACGGCGTGAGCTGGCAGGTCGTGCCCGAGAACATGGGCGAGCTGCTGGCGAAGCCCGGCGCGTATCAGCGGATGCTGGGCATGAAGAAGCTGGTCATCGCCGACTTCTGA
- a CDS encoding SRPBCC family protein: MPVTDIITDHENLTMTVVADLAAPIERVWGVYSDPEQLGRFWGPPGWPATFTSWNHEVGGRATYTMHGPRGEISSGYWEFLAIEKPHRFEVLDGFSDEQGNPNEDFPAMRMEFTFESTATGTRMLNTSHFVSLEALEQIVAMGAVEGTRMAMAQLDAVLQDLRDYAQGKGTEVEMLDDTHVRITRLVEGSRDLVWRAYTEPELIKRWMLGPDGWEMTECEVGLNAGDRYRNSWATVGDTEGEPFGFEGEMLLVDAPRRAVQLERMQGTDGPDILNDVSFYEEDGATLITVLMEFPDKETRDMVLATGMADGMEASYQRLESAVLTV, encoded by the coding sequence ATGCCTGTCACCGACATCATCACCGACCACGAGAACCTGACGATGACCGTCGTCGCCGACCTCGCGGCCCCCATCGAGCGGGTCTGGGGCGTCTACAGCGACCCCGAGCAGCTCGGCCGGTTCTGGGGCCCTCCCGGCTGGCCCGCGACCTTCACCTCGTGGAACCACGAGGTCGGCGGCCGCGCCACCTACACGATGCACGGTCCGCGCGGCGAGATCTCCTCGGGCTACTGGGAGTTCCTCGCCATCGAGAAGCCGCACCGCTTCGAGGTGCTCGACGGATTCAGCGATGAGCAGGGCAACCCCAACGAGGACTTCCCTGCGATGCGCATGGAGTTCACCTTCGAGTCGACCGCGACCGGCACCCGGATGCTGAACACCAGCCACTTCGTCTCGCTCGAGGCGCTCGAGCAGATCGTCGCCATGGGCGCGGTCGAGGGCACCCGCATGGCGATGGCACAGCTCGATGCTGTGCTGCAGGACCTGCGCGACTACGCCCAGGGCAAGGGCACCGAGGTCGAGATGCTCGACGACACCCACGTGCGCATCACGCGCCTGGTCGAGGGATCGCGGGACCTGGTCTGGCGCGCCTACACCGAGCCCGAGCTGATCAAGCGGTGGATGCTCGGACCCGACGGCTGGGAGATGACGGAGTGCGAGGTCGGCCTGAACGCGGGCGACCGCTACCGCAACTCCTGGGCTACGGTCGGCGACACCGAGGGCGAGCCGTTCGGCTTCGAGGGCGAGATGCTGCTCGTCGACGCACCGCGTCGCGCCGTGCAGCTCGAGCGGATGCAGGGAACCGATGGACCCGACATCCTCAACGACGTCAGCTTCTACGAAGAGGACGGCGCGACGCTCATCACCGTGCTGATGGAGTTCCCCGACAAGGAGACCCGAGACATGGTCCTCGCCACCGGCATGGCCGACGGCATGGAGGCCTCGTACCAGCGGCTCGAGTCGGCGGTGCTCACGGTCTGA